The proteins below are encoded in one region of Holophagaceae bacterium:
- a CDS encoding slipin family protein, with the protein MTCMTPILVFIAIWVLSCLRVVNEYERAVIFRLGKVLPQPKGPGLIVIFRPIDKAVVISLRTVVLEVPSQDVITRDNVTLKVSAVVYSKVVNPLQAVVGVENYQWATSQISQTTLRSVLGEVTLDELLADREKLSGRLREIIDSATEPWGVEVTAVELKSVDLPEQIQRAMGKQAEAEREKRAKIIAAEGELMASQQLLDAANKLSQNPTAIQMRYLQTLTEIAVEKNSTIVFPLPMEIMKAFEKITDKKD; encoded by the coding sequence ATGACATGCATGACGCCCATCCTCGTGTTCATCGCCATCTGGGTGCTGAGCTGCCTGCGCGTGGTCAACGAATACGAGCGGGCGGTGATCTTCCGGCTGGGGAAGGTGCTGCCGCAACCCAAGGGTCCGGGCCTCATCGTGATCTTCCGGCCCATCGACAAGGCGGTGGTGATCTCCCTGCGGACCGTCGTGCTGGAAGTGCCGAGCCAGGATGTCATCACCCGCGACAACGTGACCCTGAAAGTCTCCGCGGTGGTCTATTCGAAGGTGGTGAATCCCCTCCAGGCCGTCGTGGGCGTGGAGAACTACCAGTGGGCCACCAGCCAGATCTCCCAGACCACGCTCCGTTCCGTGCTCGGCGAAGTGACCCTGGACGAATTGCTGGCGGACCGCGAGAAGCTGAGCGGACGGCTGCGGGAGATCATTGATTCCGCGACTGAACCTTGGGGCGTGGAGGTCACCGCCGTGGAACTGAAGAGCGTGGACCTGCCGGAGCAGATCCAGCGCGCCATGGGCAAGCAGGCCGAAGCCGAGCGGGAAAAGCGCGCCAAGATCATCGCCGCCGAAGGCGAGCTCATGGCCAGCCAGCAGCTCCTGGACGCAGCCAACAAGTTGAGCCAGAACCCCACGGCCATCCAAATGCGCTACTTGCAGACGCTGACGGAAATCGCCGTGGAAAAGAACAGCACCATCGTCTTCCCGCTGCCCATGGAAATCATGAAGGCGTTTGAGAAAATCACAGACAAGAAAGACTGA
- a CDS encoding MBL fold metallo-hydrolase: MELGPWDVQIISGGTFRLDGGAMFGTVPKVVWNKIYPADEDNMILMATNCLLIRGEVDGAKHVILVDNGNGDKEPDDFMARFKFQGRGVLDAGLAEHGVKPEDITLQILTHLHFDHAGGSTRFDEAGRLVPSFPNARYLVQKKDLEDARHPHLRVKASYLAKNWEPLEAAGLLETVEGDVEILPGISVRLVPGHIEGLQAVVVRGGSRKLMYIADLIPTARHIQPAWVMGYDLDVVTCVDVRQQLLSEVAGTDTVLVFEHDPEIPSGTVGQDAKGRYVVTPVLV, from the coding sequence ATGGAATTAGGCCCCTGGGACGTCCAGATCATCAGCGGCGGCACCTTCCGGCTGGACGGCGGCGCCATGTTCGGCACGGTGCCCAAGGTCGTCTGGAACAAGATCTACCCGGCGGACGAGGACAACATGATCCTCATGGCCACCAACTGCCTGCTCATCCGCGGCGAGGTGGACGGCGCGAAGCACGTGATCCTGGTGGACAACGGGAACGGCGACAAGGAGCCGGACGATTTCATGGCCCGCTTCAAGTTCCAGGGCCGGGGCGTGCTGGATGCCGGACTGGCGGAGCACGGCGTGAAGCCCGAAGACATCACCCTGCAGATCCTCACGCACTTGCATTTCGACCATGCGGGCGGCAGCACGCGCTTCGATGAGGCGGGCCGGTTGGTTCCAAGTTTTCCCAATGCCCGCTACCTCGTGCAGAAAAAGGATCTCGAGGACGCCCGGCATCCGCACCTGCGCGTGAAGGCCAGCTACCTGGCCAAGAACTGGGAACCACTCGAAGCCGCGGGCCTGCTGGAGACCGTGGAAGGCGACGTGGAAATCCTCCCTGGCATTTCCGTGCGTCTGGTGCCCGGGCATATCGAGGGGCTCCAGGCGGTGGTGGTCCGCGGCGGTTCGCGGAAACTCATGTACATCGCCGATCTCATCCCAACCGCGCGCCACATCCAACCGGCCTGGGTCATGGGCTACGACCTGGACGTGGTCACCTGCGTGGATGTCCGGCAGCAGCTGCTCTCGGAAGTCGCCGGCACGGACACGGTCCTGGTGTTCGAGCACGACCCCGAGATTCCGAGCGGCACCGTGGGCCAGGATGCGAAGGGAAGGTACGTGGTCACGCCGGTCCTGGTGTGA
- a CDS encoding universal stress protein, translating to MINRVLVGIDFSEASRRALERAAQWAARLKVPLIAMHVMPQPAQAVFQPYAPMADPGWFQKLEPDAKNLLDEWLAAYPGSTSLIRAGNTARMLVAEADADTLLVIGNVGHGALDALLFGSTADRVIRNAQGDVLVVRAESRT from the coding sequence ATGATCAACCGCGTCCTCGTCGGCATCGATTTTTCCGAAGCCAGCCGTCGGGCCCTGGAACGGGCCGCCCAATGGGCGGCGCGGCTCAAGGTTCCGCTCATCGCCATGCACGTGATGCCCCAGCCAGCCCAGGCGGTCTTCCAGCCCTACGCGCCCATGGCGGATCCAGGGTGGTTCCAGAAGTTGGAACCCGATGCCAAGAATCTGCTGGACGAGTGGCTGGCGGCCTACCCGGGGAGCACCTCCCTCATCAGAGCCGGCAACACCGCCAGGATGCTGGTGGCGGAAGCGGACGCCGATACGCTGCTGGTCATCGGGAATGTGGGCCATGGCGCCCTGGACGCGCTCCTTTTCGGCAGCACCGCCGACCGGGTCATCCGCAACGCCCAGGGAGATGTGCTCGTGGTCCGGGCTGAATCCAGGACTTGA
- a CDS encoding alpha/beta fold hydrolase, with the protein MRMALLWKVLGSALGGYAALCLLVVAFQRRLMYFPSRLPEADAVREAKGLGLAAWRDEQGKLMGWRTPEARQGVRVLVFHGNAGCALDRGYYLQLLGSADVILFEYPGYGPKAGEPSQDGFVRSAVEALAQLRKESPGPIWLLGESLGSGVASQVAARSPSEITGLLLVTPFARMTDVAAHHYPYLPVRFLMRDRWDNVSALAGFPGPIGLFIAGRDEVVGAAQGRLLAASLGPRARLWEQPEAGHNSFSTRPEAHPWPEIRGFLAGSPASAKPTGP; encoded by the coding sequence GTGCGCATGGCCCTGCTGTGGAAGGTGCTGGGATCGGCCCTGGGGGGCTACGCTGCCCTCTGCCTGCTGGTGGTGGCGTTCCAGCGCCGGCTCATGTACTTTCCAAGCCGCCTGCCGGAGGCAGATGCTGTGCGGGAAGCCAAGGGCCTGGGTCTGGCGGCGTGGCGCGACGAGCAAGGGAAGCTCATGGGCTGGCGGACGCCGGAAGCCAGGCAGGGCGTCCGGGTGCTGGTCTTCCACGGCAACGCCGGCTGCGCCCTGGACCGCGGCTACTACCTTCAACTATTGGGAAGCGCGGACGTGATCCTGTTCGAGTATCCCGGTTACGGCCCGAAGGCTGGCGAACCATCCCAGGACGGCTTCGTCCGAAGCGCTGTGGAGGCCCTGGCCCAGTTGCGGAAGGAATCTCCGGGGCCCATCTGGCTCCTGGGGGAAAGCCTGGGCAGCGGCGTGGCTTCGCAGGTGGCCGCCCGCAGCCCTTCGGAGATCACGGGCCTGTTGCTGGTCACCCCCTTCGCGCGTATGACCGACGTCGCCGCCCACCACTACCCCTACTTGCCGGTGCGGTTCCTTATGCGGGACCGCTGGGATAACGTGTCGGCGCTTGCGGGCTTTCCAGGACCTATCGGCCTCTTCATCGCTGGCCGCGACGAAGTGGTCGGTGCGGCCCAGGGACGCCTGCTCGCGGCCAGCCTCGGCCCCCGGGCCCGGCTCTGGGAGCAGCCCGAGGCCGGCCACAACAGCTTCAGCACCCGCCCCGAAGCCCACCCCTGGCCGGAGATCCGCGGCTTCCTGGCGGGATCCCCGGCTTCTGCCAAACCGACCGGGCCTTAA
- a CDS encoding dienelactone hydrolase family protein: MFIAYAGAVHAFTQKEAGNDPAKGAAFNQPAAIRSWRHMKDFLGEIFR, translated from the coding sequence ATCTTCATCGCCTACGCTGGAGCGGTGCACGCCTTCACCCAGAAGGAGGCGGGCAACGACCCGGCCAAGGGGGCCGCCTTCAACCAGCCCGCGGCCATCCGCAGCTGGCGTCACATGAAGGACTTCCTGGGGGAGATCTTCCGTTAA
- a CDS encoding protein kinase produces the protein MAFLEGTRIGPYEIVGKIGAGGMGEVYKARDPKLGRLVAIKVLPTDFAQDPERLRRFETEARSVSALNHPNILTVHDLGTHDGSPFLVMELLEGETLRERMAGKPLPARKAAEIGLQVARGLAAAHGKGIIHRDLKPENLFITLEGHVKILDFGLARMRSAESLGGSSENGSTVALGTRPGMVMGTVGYMAPEQVRGEEAGPAADIFSMGCVLFEMLAGRRAFQGDSAVAVLNEILTQDPMGEGSGLGGVPLGLGKIVERCLEKLPGDRFHSAHDLAFALEAASMPGSGSAGQLPRRGREPRKLLLAIGAIFLIAAISGTGWWLGRRSAPNPMPTFKSVTFRRGTVLAARFTPDGQSVIYTAGWEGEAPRMFHKLLDSEDAVPLGPPGAIILSISRKRELAVLLESHLTGPLSRTGTLATMSIAGDSPKPIENDISAADWSPVTGELAMVRDLNDHQRLEFPRGKPLYETTGWLSSLRFSPDGTEIAFLEHPLREDESGYPVRLQLAASKARWPDAKARSALFYGIAWSPDGNEVFSAQGKRVTAIDRGGKQRIVAKLPRGAAIHDLYSDGRILLGEYSMGVGMACVDEKGQRDLSWLSWSLVMDMMPDGTKAVFTEFGTAKEPCVSALRGLDGSPVVRLGEGMATGISPDGSLVAAINLATQQIVLLPTGVGEARILPSHGILSSAHARFLPDGKNIVFYGHKAGQAPCIFVQGIDGGEPRALGGKGAGFGMLAVSPAGDRVVATGPDRRPWIFPLTGEATPFPGGVKGDLAICWGADGKAVFFHSHGTIPVPIRKVDAFTGRSEVVRTLSPSDPTGVQWVGPVAMTADAKRYVFSYHRVISDLYLVEGME, from the coding sequence ATGGCCTTCCTCGAAGGAACTCGGATCGGCCCCTACGAGATCGTGGGCAAGATCGGCGCGGGCGGCATGGGGGAGGTGTATAAGGCGCGGGATCCCAAGCTCGGTCGCCTGGTGGCCATCAAGGTGCTGCCAACTGATTTCGCGCAGGATCCCGAGCGCTTGCGGCGCTTCGAAACGGAGGCGCGCTCCGTCAGCGCGTTGAACCATCCGAACATCCTGACCGTGCATGATCTCGGCACCCATGACGGTTCACCCTTCCTGGTCATGGAACTGCTGGAGGGCGAGACGCTCCGGGAACGGATGGCGGGCAAGCCTTTGCCCGCGCGCAAGGCTGCTGAGATCGGTCTGCAGGTCGCTCGGGGCCTCGCCGCCGCCCACGGCAAGGGGATCATCCATCGGGATCTCAAACCCGAGAATCTCTTCATCACGCTAGAGGGGCACGTCAAGATCCTCGACTTCGGCCTCGCCCGGATGCGCAGCGCCGAGAGTCTCGGAGGCAGTTCGGAGAATGGTTCCACCGTGGCTCTGGGAACCCGTCCGGGGATGGTGATGGGGACGGTGGGATACATGGCCCCCGAGCAGGTCCGGGGGGAGGAAGCCGGTCCCGCCGCGGATATCTTCTCCATGGGATGTGTGCTGTTCGAGATGCTCGCGGGGCGAAGAGCCTTCCAGGGCGACAGCGCGGTGGCGGTCCTCAATGAAATTCTGACCCAGGATCCGATGGGAGAGGGATCGGGGCTCGGAGGGGTTCCCCTCGGATTGGGCAAGATCGTCGAACGCTGTCTCGAGAAGCTGCCAGGTGATCGCTTTCATTCAGCTCATGACCTCGCCTTCGCCCTGGAAGCGGCTTCGATGCCCGGTTCCGGATCGGCAGGGCAACTCCCACGGAGAGGCCGCGAGCCCAGGAAATTGCTGCTGGCCATCGGTGCGATCTTCCTGATCGCCGCTATTTCAGGAACTGGCTGGTGGCTAGGGCGACGGTCGGCGCCCAACCCGATGCCCACCTTCAAGAGCGTGACTTTCCGCAGGGGGACAGTGCTTGCGGCGCGATTCACACCCGATGGCCAATCCGTGATCTACACCGCCGGCTGGGAAGGGGAGGCCCCGCGCATGTTCCACAAGCTTCTGGATAGCGAGGATGCTGTTCCCCTGGGTCCGCCGGGGGCGATAATTCTTTCAATTTCGCGCAAGCGGGAGCTGGCGGTGCTCCTAGAATCCCACCTGACCGGACCCTTAAGTAGAACCGGCACTTTGGCCACCATGTCCATCGCTGGGGATTCACCTAAGCCGATCGAGAACGACATCAGCGCCGCGGACTGGTCGCCAGTCACGGGGGAGCTTGCGATGGTCCGAGACCTCAACGACCATCAGCGGCTTGAATTCCCGAGGGGAAAGCCCCTCTATGAGACCACGGGCTGGCTCAGCAGCCTTCGCTTCTCCCCGGATGGAACCGAGATCGCCTTTCTGGAGCATCCCCTCCGAGAGGACGAGAGCGGCTACCCGGTCCGGTTGCAGCTCGCCGCCTCCAAGGCCCGTTGGCCCGACGCCAAGGCCCGTAGCGCCTTGTTCTACGGCATCGCATGGAGCCCGGACGGGAACGAGGTTTTCTCCGCCCAAGGCAAGCGGGTCACGGCGATCGATCGTGGGGGGAAACAGCGGATCGTGGCAAAGTTGCCGCGGGGGGCCGCCATCCACGACCTTTACTCCGATGGCAGGATCCTCCTGGGCGAGTATTCCATGGGTGTGGGGATGGCCTGTGTGGATGAGAAGGGCCAACGGGACCTCTCATGGCTCAGCTGGTCGCTCGTGATGGACATGATGCCTGACGGAACAAAGGCGGTATTCACCGAATTCGGGACCGCTAAGGAGCCTTGCGTGTCGGCCCTGCGGGGCCTTGATGGCTCGCCCGTGGTCCGCCTGGGAGAGGGCATGGCAACGGGCATCTCACCGGACGGAAGCCTGGTGGCCGCCATCAACCTCGCAACCCAGCAGATCGTCCTTCTGCCAACCGGCGTCGGGGAGGCCCGGATCCTGCCCTCCCACGGAATTCTCAGCTCGGCCCACGCGCGCTTCCTCCCTGATGGAAAGAACATCGTGTTCTATGGACACAAAGCAGGGCAGGCCCCATGCATCTTCGTGCAGGGGATCGATGGCGGGGAACCAAGGGCCCTCGGCGGGAAGGGGGCCGGATTTGGCATGCTGGCAGTCTCCCCTGCTGGTGATCGGGTCGTAGCCACAGGCCCTGACCGGCGCCCGTGGATCTTCCCTCTTACCGGGGAGGCAACGCCTTTTCCTGGAGGAGTGAAGGGAGACTTAGCCATCTGCTGGGGCGCGGATGGGAAGGCGGTGTTCTTCCACTCCCATGGCACCATCCCAGTGCCCATTCGAAAGGTAGATGCTTTCACCGGGCGTTCCGAGGTCGTGCGCACCCTAAGCCCCTCCGATCCAACCGGCGTGCAGTGGGTCGGCCCCGTCGCCATGACCGCCGACGCCAAACGCTACGTATTCAGCTACCACCGCGTGATTTCCGATCTCTATTTGGTGGAGGGCATGGAATGA
- the aqpZ gene encoding aquaporin Z gives MPLGKRVTAEFFGTLWLVFGGCGSAVLAAAFPSVGIGLHGVSLAFGLTVLTMAYAIGGISGCHLNPAVSLGLAVGGRFDWRDVLPYWAGQVLGAIAGAGLLFSIANGAPGFDLAGGFASNGFAEHSPGHYTMVAALVMEVAMTFFFLFVILGSTSDKAPAGFAPIAIGLCLTLIHLVSIPVTNTSVNPARSTGPALFVGGWAIKQLWLFWLAPLFGAALAGFIYPIVSDER, from the coding sequence ATGCCCCTCGGCAAGCGCGTGACAGCGGAATTTTTCGGAACCCTCTGGCTGGTCTTCGGCGGCTGTGGCAGCGCGGTGCTGGCGGCGGCCTTCCCGAGCGTGGGCATCGGCCTGCACGGGGTTTCGCTGGCCTTCGGCTTGACGGTGCTCACCATGGCCTACGCCATCGGCGGGATTTCGGGCTGCCACCTGAATCCCGCGGTCTCCTTGGGCCTGGCGGTGGGCGGCCGCTTCGATTGGCGGGATGTGCTGCCCTACTGGGCGGGACAGGTGCTGGGCGCCATCGCCGGCGCGGGACTGCTCTTCAGCATCGCCAACGGCGCGCCGGGGTTCGACCTGGCCGGCGGCTTCGCCAGCAACGGATTCGCGGAGCACAGCCCCGGCCACTACACCATGGTGGCGGCGCTGGTGATGGAAGTGGCCATGACCTTCTTCTTCCTGTTCGTGATCCTGGGCAGCACCTCGGACAAGGCTCCGGCCGGCTTCGCGCCCATCGCCATCGGCCTCTGCCTGACGCTGATCCACCTCGTCAGCATCCCCGTCACCAATACCTCCGTGAATCCCGCCCGCAGCACCGGGCCCGCCCTGTTCGTGGGTGGCTGGGCCATCAAGCAGCTCTGGCTCTTCTGGCTCGCTCCGCTCTTCGGCGCGGCCCTGGCGGGCTTCATCTATCCCATCGTGTCCGATGAACGCTAG
- a CDS encoding NAD(P)H-dependent oxidoreductase subunit E encodes MYPSTKIPVQDFLEAIPAPHRKDPHALLQILIQIQHAYHHVPREAAARLAEDMKVPLVRIQGLLSFYSFLSAEPQGDYVIHFSDNITDQMLGNRDLAARLCHGLGVKLGETRKDGRVSIHLTSCTGMCDQGPAALVNYLPVTRLDPERIDRIVDLVNAQVPLQDWPPEFFIVESQIRRSDVVFRQPIKPGEGIRASLERGGAFLPEWAEDMAPNDARKHHLERGGAETLKEIYSSGLRGRGGAGFKAGIKWESVRDGKIGGRYVLCNADEGEPGTFKDRVLLTDYADMVFEGMTICGHVVGSKKGILYLRQEYWYLKERLEQVLRLRREAGLLGTGILGTALDFDIDIHFGAGAYICGMETAMIKSIEGRRGIPRRRWPLPVHQGYLKRPTVVNNVETFAAATVISAKGGAWFAHNGTDQSTGTKLFCVSGDCQRPGIYEYPWGVSVHEVLRDCGALDAQGVQVGGPSGTMINAREFDRSACFEDLVGTGTLMVFGPHRDMFQAVKNFALFFQHESCGLCAPCRVGTTLLANYVKKFERGCGSPVDLEEMRHISGLMKTMAHCGLGQMANLHITDSMEKFPGIWQNRMKTTEFIPAFDLDGALEEARSLTGRTDPEAHFTADAASLEA; translated from the coding sequence ATGTACCCAAGTACGAAGATTCCAGTCCAGGACTTCCTTGAGGCGATCCCGGCCCCGCACCGGAAGGATCCGCACGCCCTGCTCCAGATCCTCATCCAGATCCAGCACGCCTACCACCACGTCCCGCGGGAAGCGGCGGCGCGTCTGGCGGAGGACATGAAGGTCCCGCTGGTCCGGATCCAGGGGCTGCTGAGCTTCTACAGCTTCCTGAGCGCGGAGCCTCAAGGCGACTATGTCATCCACTTCAGCGACAACATCACCGACCAGATGCTGGGCAACCGGGATCTGGCGGCGCGCCTGTGCCATGGCCTCGGAGTGAAGCTGGGCGAGACCAGGAAGGATGGCCGCGTCAGCATCCACCTGACCTCCTGCACGGGGATGTGCGACCAGGGGCCCGCGGCGCTGGTGAACTACCTGCCGGTGACCCGGCTGGATCCGGAGCGCATCGACCGCATCGTGGACCTGGTCAATGCGCAAGTGCCCCTCCAGGATTGGCCGCCGGAGTTCTTCATCGTGGAAAGCCAGATCCGCCGTTCGGACGTGGTCTTCCGCCAGCCGATCAAGCCCGGCGAAGGCATCCGCGCGAGCCTGGAGCGGGGCGGGGCCTTCCTTCCGGAATGGGCCGAGGACATGGCCCCCAACGACGCCCGCAAGCACCATCTGGAGCGGGGGGGCGCCGAGACCCTGAAGGAGATCTACAGCTCCGGCCTGCGGGGGCGGGGCGGGGCCGGCTTCAAAGCCGGCATCAAGTGGGAGTCCGTGCGCGACGGCAAGATCGGCGGCCGCTACGTGCTCTGCAACGCCGACGAAGGCGAGCCGGGCACCTTCAAGGACCGGGTCCTCCTCACGGACTATGCGGACATGGTCTTCGAGGGCATGACCATCTGCGGGCATGTGGTGGGTTCCAAGAAGGGGATCCTCTATCTGCGCCAGGAGTACTGGTACCTGAAGGAACGCCTCGAACAGGTGCTGAGGCTGCGCCGGGAGGCGGGTCTGCTGGGTACGGGAATCCTGGGCACAGCCCTGGATTTCGACATCGACATCCATTTCGGCGCGGGCGCCTACATCTGCGGCATGGAGACGGCCATGATCAAGAGCATCGAGGGCCGCCGTGGAATCCCGCGGAGGCGCTGGCCGTTGCCCGTGCACCAGGGCTATCTGAAACGGCCCACGGTGGTGAACAACGTGGAGACCTTCGCCGCCGCCACAGTCATCAGCGCCAAGGGGGGCGCCTGGTTCGCCCACAACGGCACGGACCAGTCCACCGGAACGAAACTGTTCTGCGTGTCCGGCGACTGCCAGCGCCCCGGCATCTACGAGTATCCCTGGGGCGTCAGCGTCCACGAGGTGCTTCGTGACTGCGGCGCCCTTGATGCCCAAGGCGTGCAGGTCGGAGGGCCTAGCGGCACCATGATCAACGCCCGGGAATTCGACCGCTCGGCCTGCTTCGAGGATCTGGTCGGCACGGGCACCCTCATGGTGTTCGGCCCCCACCGGGACATGTTCCAGGCGGTGAAAAACTTTGCCCTCTTCTTCCAGCACGAGAGCTGCGGCCTCTGCGCTCCCTGCCGCGTGGGAACCACCCTCCTGGCCAACTACGTGAAGAAATTCGAGCGGGGCTGCGGCTCCCCGGTGGACCTGGAGGAGATGCGGCACATCTCGGGATTGATGAAGACCATGGCCCACTGCGGCCTCGGCCAGATGGCGAACCTCCACATCACCGACAGCATGGAGAAGTTTCCGGGCATCTGGCAGAACCGCATGAAGACCACGGAATTCATTCCCGCCTTCGACTTGGATGGGGCCCTGGAAGAAGCGCGGAGCCTCACCGGCCGCACCGATCCCGAAGCCCACTTCACGGCCGACGCGGCATCCCTGGAGGCCTGA
- a CDS encoding (2Fe-2S)-binding protein, with protein sequence MTSTFFLDGKEIPFKEGQTVLEAAMDAGHYIPHLCWRPELEPHSSCRLCTVIISGKPFSSCTQPAMKGQKVECDTEALNAMRRAVTQFLFIEGNHYCPSCEKSGGCKLQATAYHIGMQDSHFPHQFPKRERDSSHPEVNLDRDRCIRCETCVRASRQLDGKNVFAIHGRGIRSRLAVNSPTGLLKDSEISPGDMAVKLCPTGALTVKRVGFEFPIGQRIYDKETIATRELREFANREAVHG encoded by the coding sequence ATGACCAGCACCTTCTTCCTCGATGGCAAAGAGATTCCCTTCAAGGAGGGGCAGACCGTCCTTGAGGCAGCCATGGACGCGGGCCACTACATCCCGCACCTCTGCTGGCGCCCGGAGCTGGAACCCCATAGTTCCTGCCGGCTCTGCACCGTCATCATCAGCGGAAAGCCCTTCTCCTCCTGCACCCAGCCCGCCATGAAGGGCCAGAAGGTGGAGTGCGACACAGAAGCGCTGAATGCCATGCGGCGGGCCGTCACCCAGTTCCTGTTCATCGAGGGCAACCACTACTGCCCCTCCTGCGAGAAGAGCGGCGGCTGCAAGCTCCAGGCGACTGCCTACCACATCGGGATGCAGGACAGCCATTTCCCGCACCAGTTCCCGAAGCGGGAGCGGGATTCCAGCCACCCCGAAGTGAACCTCGACCGGGACCGCTGCATCCGTTGCGAAACCTGCGTCCGGGCCAGCCGCCAATTGGATGGCAAGAACGTCTTCGCCATCCACGGCCGGGGCATCCGCTCCAGGCTCGCGGTGAATTCCCCCACGGGGCTGCTGAAGGATAGCGAAATCTCGCCAGGGGACATGGCCGTGAAGCTGTGCCCGACGGGCGCTCTGACAGTGAAGCGCGTGGGCTTCGAATTTCCCATCGGGCAGCGCATCTACGACAAGGAAACCATCGCCACGCGGGAACTGCGGGAATTCGCGAACCGGGAGGCCGTCCATGGCTGA
- a CDS encoding NADP oxidoreductase, whose product MAEKLKVATCSLAGCFGCHMSLLDIDERLIDLLEVVEFDRSPIDDIKHISQPVDLGLIEGGVCNAENVHVLLEFRKMCKVLVAVGECSITGGIPSMRNSFTLKQCLEEAFIRGIGTENAHIPDDLEIPLLLDKVRPLHHIVKIDYFLPGCPPSADAFWHFLTELMAGNDPSLPKELIHFD is encoded by the coding sequence ATGGCTGAGAAACTGAAGGTCGCCACCTGCTCCCTGGCGGGCTGCTTCGGCTGCCACATGTCCCTGCTGGATATCGACGAGCGCCTGATCGACCTCCTGGAAGTCGTGGAGTTCGACCGGAGCCCCATCGACGACATCAAGCACATCAGCCAGCCCGTGGACCTGGGCCTGATCGAGGGCGGCGTCTGCAACGCCGAAAATGTCCATGTGCTGCTGGAATTCCGGAAGATGTGCAAGGTGCTGGTGGCGGTGGGCGAGTGTTCGATCACCGGCGGGATCCCCTCCATGCGCAACAGCTTCACCCTGAAGCAATGCCTGGAGGAAGCCTTCATCCGCGGGATCGGCACCGAGAACGCCCATATTCCAGATGATCTGGAGATACCGCTGCTCCTCGACAAGGTGCGCCCGCTCCACCACATCGTGAAGATCGACTACTTCCTCCCCGGCTGCCCGCCCTCCGCGGACGCCTTCTGGCACTTCCTCACGGAACTCATGGCCGGCAACGATCCCAGCCTTCCCAAGGAACTCATCCACTTCGATTGA